A single genomic interval of Anopheles marshallii chromosome 2, idAnoMarsDA_429_01, whole genome shotgun sequence harbors:
- the LOC128710331 gene encoding ficolin-1-A: protein MQFVHVITVLVICNVVTAVQQDTLTGFGFELLQAQLEAFESRMQIQLDGVKEYVSNTAMNINSGVYFVNLTPDLNTSFEVFRDGSNNHGFGSNWTVFQKRFDGSVDFNRNWTAYKHGFGDVRREHWLGLDKLKSILDTERHELLIVMEDFEGVTAFAKYDNFRIGNESEKYALQALGTYTGIVGDSFSSQLRSNFSTPDQDNAGKCANVFKSGGWHSNCYQSNLNGMYLKGGKQNTNKGIHWYFFRGYQYSLKATKMMVRPYTLRSKG, encoded by the exons ATGCAATTCGTCCACGTAATAACTGTTCTAGTGATCTGCAATGTGGTAACAGCTGTACAGCAGGATACTCTAACTGGATTTGGATTTGAACTACTGCAGGCCCAGTTGGAAGCGTTCGAATCACGAATGCAAATACAACTAGATGGTGTAAAAGAGTACGTTTCCAACACGGCCATGAACATAAATTCGGGAGTATATTTTGTGAATCTTACTCCGGATTTAAACACATCATTTGAAGTATTTCGCGATGGTTCAAACAATCATGGATTCGGTAGTAATTGGACAGTCTTCCAGAAGAGATTTGATGGTTCGGTCGATTTTAATCGCAATTGGACAGCATACAAACACGGATTCGGTGACGTTCGTCGTGAGCATTGGCTGGGTTTGGATAAACTTAAGTCAATACTGGACACCGAACGGCACGAGCTGCTGATTGTAATGGAAGACTTTGAAGGAGTGACAGCGTTCGCGAAGTACGATAACTTCAGGATTGGCAATGAGTCAGAAAAGTATGCGCTACAAGCGCTTGGCACATACACTGGCATTGTAGGTGATAGCTTCAGTAGTCAGTTGAGATCCAACTTTTCGACCCCCGATCAGGATAACGCTGGAAAATGTGCTAATGTATTCAAAAGTGGTGGATGGCATTCTAACTGTTATCAAAG CAATTTGAATGGAATGTATCTCaagggtggaaaacaaaatacaaataaaggCATACATTGGTACTTCTTCCGAGGCTATCAATACTCACTGAAAGCGACCAAGATGATGGTTCGACCGTATACCCTGCGTAGCAAAGGCTGA